In Equus caballus isolate H_3958 breed thoroughbred chromosome 25, TB-T2T, whole genome shotgun sequence, one DNA window encodes the following:
- the RNF183 gene encoding E3 ubiquitin-protein ligase RNF183, producing MAEQQGREPEAECPVCWNPFNNTFHTPKVLDCCHSFCLECLAHLSLVTPARRQLLCPLCRQPTVLASGQPVTDLPTDIAMLTLLRLEPHHVILEGRQLCLKDHPKSRYFLRQPQVYTLDLGPEPVNQTGPLQDMASATRPMPISIPSHYSLRECSRNPQFRIFAYLMAVILSVMLLLIFSIFWTKQFLWGVG from the coding sequence ATGGCCGAGCAGCAGGGCCGGGAGCCTGAGGCTGAGTGCCCTGTCTGTTGGAACCCCTTCAACAACACGTTCCACACCCCGAAAGTGCTGGACTGCTGtcactccttctgcctggaatgcctggCCCACCTCAGCCTGGTGACTCCGGCCCGTCGCCAGCTGCTGTGTCCACTCTGTCGCCAGCCCACTGTGCTGGCTTCTGGGCAGCCTGTCACTGACTTGCCCACGGATATTGCCATGCTCACCTTGCTTCGCCTGGAGCCCCACCACGTCATCCTGGAAGGCCGTCAGCTCTGTCTCAAGGACCACCCCAAGAGCCGCTACTTCCTGCGCCAGCCCCAGGTCTACACACTGGACCTAGGCCCCGAGCCTGTGAACCAGACTGGGCCCCTCCAGGACATGGCCTCTGCCACCAGGCCCATGCCCATCTCCATCCCCAGCCACTACTCTCTGAGGGAGTGTTCCCGCAACCCTCAGTTCCGGATCTTTGCCTACCTGATGGCTGTCATCCTGAGCGTCATGCTCTTGCTCATCTTCTCCATCTTTTGGACCAAGCAGTTCCTTTGGGGGGTCGGGTGA